Proteins from a genomic interval of Gossypium hirsutum isolate 1008001.06 chromosome A09, Gossypium_hirsutum_v2.1, whole genome shotgun sequence:
- the LOC107892787 gene encoding uncharacterized mitochondrial protein AtMg00810-like, which produces MVVGKKLAKDDGNALSDLQHYRSIVGSLQYLCHTRPDISYSVNKVAQYMQNPRYSHWVAVKRILRYLRGTLDYGLVLTSGSNIISWSSKKQRSVSRSTVEAEYRSLTDTASEII; this is translated from the exons ATGGTAGTTGGCAAGAAACTAGCTAAAGATGATGGTAATGCTCTTAGCGATCTTCAACACTATAGAAGCATAGTAGGGTCACTGCAATATCTCTGCCACACAAGGCCAGACATATCATATAGTGTCAACAAAGTTGCTCAATATATGCAAAATCCTAGATATTCTCACTGGGTTGCTGTTAAGCGAATTCTTCGTTATTTAAGAGGTACTTTAGATTATGGATTGGTGCTCACTTCTG GATCCAACATTATTTCATGGAGTTCCAAGAAACAACGGTCTGTCTCTCGATCGACTGTGGAAGCAGAATACAGAAGCCTCACTGATACAGCTTCAGAAATTATATAG